A section of the Polynucleobacter sp. AP-Jannik-300A-C4 genome encodes:
- a CDS encoding chromate transporter has translation MGSDIEGVHAEVPSLKDLFIQFFIIGAVSFGGGIIAYERILLVEKRKWLSADEFMAYLAISQTMPGLNSVNLAVISGDHLRGALGAITATIGLILPGSIFVLAVGIIYASAADHPLVNYVLAGIAAAATGLLAAITYKIGSDHWRHMQSLLIIICTFLLMSIAKLSLPYVILIMAPISLYLYRPSKKV, from the coding sequence ATGGGTTCAGATATTGAGGGCGTTCATGCTGAAGTGCCGAGTCTAAAAGATCTCTTTATACAATTTTTCATCATTGGAGCAGTTAGCTTTGGTGGTGGGATTATTGCCTATGAGCGGATCTTATTGGTTGAGAAACGTAAGTGGCTTTCCGCAGATGAATTTATGGCCTACCTGGCCATTAGTCAAACGATGCCAGGTCTCAATTCTGTAAACCTCGCAGTGATCTCTGGCGACCATTTGCGTGGTGCCTTGGGTGCAATTACTGCAACCATAGGTCTCATTCTGCCGGGATCAATCTTTGTATTAGCAGTAGGCATCATCTATGCGAGTGCTGCAGATCATCCTTTGGTTAACTATGTGTTGGCAGGCATTGCTGCTGCAGCTACTGGACTTTTGGCTGCCATCACTTACAAGATTGGCAGTGATCATTGGAGACACATGCAATCTTTGCTCATTATTATTTGCACCTTTTTATTAATGAGTATTGCCAAATTATCTTTACCCTATGTCATTTTGATTATGGCGCCGATTTCTCTGTACTTATATCGGCCGAGTAAAAAAGTATGA
- a CDS encoding chromate transporter, which produces MSALIHLALSFALLSILAVGGGTAVLPEMQTVLAQQFGVNHTQFVHIYSICQLAPGPNMLMVLVIGYQIAGLMGAGVVLLSFFLPSSFLCFYVGRLWNRFGENPWRRSIQNALEPISIGLMASGVYAVGKASIVGGVTAALALMTLYLILRTKINPVLVILGSGGLGALLMAYLK; this is translated from the coding sequence ATGAGTGCATTAATTCATCTGGCCTTGAGCTTTGCCTTGCTATCGATTTTGGCGGTTGGCGGAGGCACTGCCGTATTGCCAGAGATGCAAACAGTCTTGGCGCAACAGTTTGGCGTTAACCATACTCAATTTGTTCATATTTACAGTATTTGTCAGTTGGCACCGGGGCCGAATATGTTGATGGTCCTAGTCATTGGCTATCAAATTGCAGGACTAATGGGAGCAGGGGTTGTACTACTCTCCTTTTTCTTGCCGTCGAGCTTCTTGTGTTTCTATGTTGGCCGCCTGTGGAATCGCTTTGGTGAAAATCCTTGGAGACGTTCCATTCAAAATGCATTGGAGCCGATTTCAATTGGCCTAATGGCCTCTGGCGTTTATGCCGTGGGCAAAGCTTCTATCGTGGGAGGTGTGACTGCGGCGCTTGCACTGATGACCCTTTACCTTATCCTCAGAACCAAAATTAACCCAGTATTAGTCATTCTTGGCTCCGGAGGATTGGGTGCTTTATTGATGGCTTACCTAAAATAG